gcaaatggtcgtcacaccagatactgactgttttctgatccacactcctacctctttttttttaaaggtatctgtgaccaacagatgcatatctgtatgcatatctgaaatccatagattagggcctaatttatttatttaaattgactgatttccttatatgaactgtaactcagtaaaatcggtgaaattgttgcatgttgcatatatattttttgttcaatAGCACCCATAAGCTTGGTTTAGTCATCTTCTCCCTGGTGTTCACAACTATCCATCTTTCCATGTGTATAAACATCAAATTAGTATAGCCAATATACAATACCCTTGCACCCCCCGCACATCAAAGCAACTATAGAAGTCTTTTCTATTGCAGGTGCCCCTAATCGTAAAGGCTCGTATCAGGTTTCAGAAATAGGATCCTTTTAAATGCCCTTTTTACTCAAAAGCCCTAAACTGTGCTGAGTATATGGTTAACATGAATATTTGATGGGGCCACTTTAAGTTCCATGTCATCttttgtgtatatacagtacctcaGATAGTAGGTGTAGTTTGTGGCTTTCAAAGAATATACTTAAACATAAACATCTAACCAGGTAATGCTTTCTACTGCCTTAAGTATCGATCTTGAGGAAAGATCAAATATACCTGCCTCTTCTACTTTCGAAAATATACTCTCTGTGCACATCTGCAGAATGTTCATTTTATTCTCATGATACTGTAAcaaatatttacattttattacTAGATGTTTTTGATATTTCGTTTCTTGTTCATGTCTCATCAAAATACAAACAGAATTGTAATACTCTTATTGCGCTTGATTTTAATCGTATCCCCACAAATATGTATAGAATTACATTCTACAGTAGTTGCTAGGTCCATCTTCTGATCGAATGTGTCCAAGTCTCTTATCCAGGTGTCCAAGTGTATCACTTTCCATAGAGCACTAACACAGCTATTCTAGAGAGGCACGCTGCCAAAACAACATGTTTCACTTTCCCCCTGTGAATACCCAAATCACAGACGCTGTTCAGAGCCCCAACCCATCCGGCTCAGTCAGGCAGGAAGTCCCTGAatgagctgaagctgaagctgCGGCCAGAGGGGCCAGGAGGATTGGAGTTGATCCTGGGGATCTTCTCCATCAGCTTGGAGACTGCTCTCCTGCGAAATGAGGCTGGGGAAGTGTCAAGTTGCTGGATCACATCTCCATAAAGAACACTAAAGACGGCCGCTGTCTCTTCCCATCCGTCACGCACTGAAATCTCGTGGAAGGGCAGTTTTAGGCCCTGTGACAGGCCTTCTCCATCCTCAGTACTCACCATTCGGTCAAACTCAAGGTCCTTCTTGTTGGCCACAATAACTATGGGAGGAGGCTCAGGGCTGCACTTGCGGGCGCCTGAAGAGGAGTGGATGTGATTGACGAGGAAACAGAGGCGCATGACCTCGTCAAAGCTACACCTGTCTGTTACAGAGTACACAATCACAAATCCATCTCCCCACTTTATCTTCTCTTCGATCAGCAGGGCATCTTCCTCCTTACAATAAATGTATATTTAGATATAGAACTGCAACAACAACCCAAAAATCATATATCAATAAAAAACTATACACTGAGTACaccaaatattaggaacaccttccttaaTATAGAGTTGCACCCGCCCTctctcttttgccctcagaacagcctcaactcgttggggtatggactctacaaggtgttaaaagcgttccacagggatgcttcccacagttgtgtcaagttggctggatgtcctttggatggtgcaccattcttgatacacacaaaaCCGTTGAGTATGACAAACCCAGCAGTATTGAtgttcttgacacaaacaggcgcgcctggcacctactaccatactccgttcaaaggcacttaaatcttttgtcttgcccattcaccctctgaatggcacacatacacaatccatgtctcaagacaTTAAAATCATCTGGTCAGCCTATGTCAtggagcaggtgttcttaatgttttgtatactcagtgtatatgatTGAGTGGAATGTATTTGCACTGGTAACACATAGGTCTTCAAACTGCTGACCATGGTTGCATTATAATGAATACTCAGGATTCTGAATCTGGACAGAAACATGAGTGGTCAATGATGATTAGATAGAATTGTAGGCTATGTTAAAACAATTTAGATTGTTTCATAGGATGATTGCATAAGTGTTAGGTTAAGCCAAGCACGCTCACCTGCCCTGCTGTGTCCAGTATTTCAAAGTGTACCACATCACCACCAATAGACATCTCATGTCTGTATATGGTCTCTGCAGAAAGACATGCCAATTGTTTGTCAAACTTGATAGAGTGATCcatatttatattatattcatTCTAATTATTTATTAATCCTTATTaatacactaggctacactgcgtCTTTACGCATGGCATGACATATCGGATTAAAGTCGACGCAATCCCTCTCCCTCTGAATACCTACCGAGCGTTGGGTCATACTCGCCAATGAATCTTCTAGTGATAAAGCGCACAGCCATTGCTGTAAAATACGAAATGAAATATGAGTTTTATGAAAATTACTTTTGATATATATTACACGTGTAAAACTGAAGCAAGTCTGGAACTAGAGCACAAATCAGGATAATCTGATGATAACACATAACCTATGCTATAATATTTACTACATCCAATGATTGTTTCTATGCTAAAGTGGCTCTGTGCTTACCAGTTTTGCCAACAGCCGCTTGGCCCAATATCACTATCCTGACCGTTCTCGATGACAAACTGCCTGTCCTTTTCAAAGTTCTTGATAGACCAAAATTGGTGGACATGGTTTCTTTATCCATTGGATGTTGTTAAATTAGTCATCAAATTCAACATGCAACCATAAAAAGTTTCCAATTCATATTCGATGCGTTCCCCGAGCTCTACGAGATTGTACCAGCACCCACACTCCTGAAtagcaacctggactcagggggtagacgtaacatagtaaacaaaAAGTCTGGtcctcaaattagtatgataagttatgtatggtatgtattaatttgtggatgtccattatCCATTTATTATATGTTAGGTATTAGAATTCGTATGGTTAGCTAACCTTAACAATTTAACCTAACatactaagtagttgcaaagttgctaattagctaaaatgctaatgtGGCTCGTGATGACATTCAGACACGCAACATTTGGGTTACTCGACGTCCACTCTGCCCAATCACCCTCCGAAGACAGTAACAACCGACCTTTCAATGAGGACTCAAATATTTTGCCAGTTCACGTCAAATATTTGTGGGCCAAGTCCTCTTTGCATTCACATTGCTATGTTTAGAAAGGAACCAAGATCTTTTTCCAACATGCACTCTGGGTTTTTACAAAGTGCAGGACAAGCCATTTTATCCAAATGTGTTCCTGGACAGCTAGATATAACTACTTACATTTTAGAAGCTAATAGATTGCATTTAGTTAAACAATGAGACATTAATTATAATCAGAAGATACTATTAACATGTAAATTTGATTGGTAACATAATACATAGCAATAGAGTAACTACAGAATAATGCTGTCATTGAAAATTGTACACCCAAGGTGGGCTACTGCCCTTTTAAGAGCAAGAACAGATTGCCTACCCTATGGTGTGATTTTCACCAAATATGTTGTCTTCTCACATTATTCAATCTCCAAAATCAATAAACAGCTTATGAAGCTCTCTTAGCCTATAGACCACATATAGTTTTTTTTCTATCTCAACAAAAATGTAAGTCCTTGACAATCGCTAGTCAATATCCAAAAACAGCAGTTTTCCCCCACGAACATGCACATCCTCGTCTTCTCTTTTGTGACACCaacgtgagggtttatggcagggaaaacagtgttgcagtagtctattGTGTGGTGCAGGAATGACAAGCGAATTTGGAGAGCTTGGTGTTCATTGTCCTAAAAAAATGGAACCAGACCCAAAATTCAAGCAAAGCTAAGTCAGACCAGTTCGGATCTCTTCGGGGCTCTTTTGAGGGGTCTGAGTTCTTTTGGAGTGTTCACACTGCACAAAACAAAATTAAATAAACCACATTGAGTTCACAAAAACTGTCTGAAAGGGACCAAGTGTGAAAACGTCTCAGATTTTCGTTTACTATATTATGTCTAgcctatgagaccaggctggaatACCTCAAGGTTTCCTTCTTTTCTGTCTTCAAGCTAGGTTTCTCAACTCCCGCAACATATCATATGGCTATTTGTCATATAGGCGAGAAACTGTGCCTGCATTTCACCTATTTCATAACAGATTCATAAATAATTGACCTATGACAGATTGTTGTAGATGTACAATATAAGCACATCTGCTTACATACAAAAGGTACATTTACAAAGAGTAACTTTAAAGTTACCAAATGTTGTGTATAAATAAGTTTTCCCATTATATTTTCATACTGAGCACGTTTTCTCAATTTCAGTGCCACATTCACTGACCAAACGTTTATTTACAATTCAAAACATATAGCATCATGTCAATCTGGGAGCAACTTCAATTGTGTTGATCCGAAGCACTGTCTGTGGTTGTACAAGAACTGAAAAAGGAAAAAACAATAGTTAGTCTTGCAGCAGCCACACTTATGTAGAATTATTCTGAAAAACACACTGTCAGGTTATTCATATTGCTTTCACAGAATTTACTTCAGAGGATGAATATCCTTTAGAATATTTGAACATATAATTCATGAAAAATGCAAGGCCTCAAGTGTGCCTCTCTTTTCTGTTGTGATATCCTGGGTCATTTCCGCTCTCTGGAGAAATTTAATGTTCCTGTTTACTCCAAGAAAACAATATCAAATTATACTTGACCAGTAATTGGCATGTGTGGACAGAGGAATTTAGGTCATTCATtgaatctaaaaaaaaaaaagattatgaTCCAGTGATCACCCAACTATGTATCCCTTAATTAAAAAGTGTGTAGTGTACCCATTTATACAGTGGTTTCCCACTTTCCTTTTCTACTAGCTACCCTGGAATGTGTCACTTTCCCACACTAAAACGCTTGCAGCTTTTACACACTTGTTCATGCTGACAATTCTCCCTGGGAAATTATGTTTGACGTTTACATTAGAGTGTTGTTGTTTAGATTGTTTCCCAATTAAATTAAAATACCCTTCATAGGAATATTATGGGAATAAAGGAATAATGTTGTGCTAGCTTAGATGTGTACACTACACGGTTTAAGATATTATTTTAACCTCATTGctaaaatataaagaaaaacaatcaacatgtaaaaaaaaaatgtatatatatatatatatatatatatatatacttttttcttCTGGTATCTGTGTCTTTTCCAGAACCGCATGTGAACTTTGGGCCATGTTTGGGTTTTGAATGTATGCAGTAAGGCGTAGAATATACTgcacttttgttgttgttgtcatattCATGTCATATTCTAACAGCCATTTCCCCTCCTCTATTCACATGTAGTCGTGATTTGGTCAGAGTAGAGGCAACTGTCATTGAGAAGTTGAGTGTCCATTTTGCAAGTCGACAATGGAAAGTGACAAATGAGGACCTGATCCTCATTGAAAACCACATTGATGGTGAATGTGGTGACCAGATTAGACTTGAGAAGGTCTGTGTGCTTTATATTCTGAGTGTAATTACTATTTGGAAAGGACGTCTGTGGTACATAACTGCTGGGGAACATGAGCCGAAATTGCGTTATTTTGATTCTATCATATTTTGGGTGGGTGAAGGTGTTCTCTTTAAATAATTTGAAATCAGACATCACACATTAAGAATTGTAATATAGAATCAATATGGAGAATGAAGTTATAATTTTACATTATGAAGTTGAGTGGATATACTGTACCTTGATGGTAATTTGATGATCTGAGAACTTTGATGACGTGCAAGGGCAGGACACAGAAGTCCTGAACGACAGCTCTTCAATTACTCATTTCCCTCAGAGAGAGATTGATCCTATTCATTCATCTCTGAAATACACGCTTGTTGTGTAACTACTCACTGGCTATAAATTACTTACACACCAAGATTAAGCTCAATACATTCAATTACGACCAATTTTATACAGATGAGACGCATTAATGAAAGCTGCTGATTTCCTTTTGCCTTTTGATTTCAACACAACAGTCATCAAGCTTCTCATATGTAATGGTTAGCTAATGTGCAAATTTAGCTTGCTCTATTTCAGAGATAATACACTGCACGAATAATTCGACCAGTTTAGATTTGTGGACATACGGGTAAACGACCTACCCATTTGATTAAGAACAAGAATGTTCATATGTGCTTGTAATCTCCAACACGCTCTCAGCATCTCCAGATATCCATTCCTCAGTCAGCGCCATATTGCCAGTGAACGGTGGGCGTTACAGTCATTACATTCCCCGGATAACTGTCATGTAAAATAAGTTCCATAAAAAACTATTGCTATTAGGAAATTAAAGATGCATTATACATAAATCCCTTCGCCATTTGCTGGTTGCTAAAATTATAATAGTCGCCTAATTTCATGTTGTGACAAAACAAGAAAGAGTAGTAATTGAGATGTATTGTACGGTCTAAacagctgtgaaatatatttcacAAAACCGAAAGAAAAAGAACAAAAAATGAATGTAAGAATAGGAAGCATTtcaatagcgcacatagaacagagcTACTGGTTTCAATGAGATATATAACGCACATTTCTATGTGCATTTGGTCTGTCGCCCAAACAATTACATATTGCAACTTTAAGAACCAACATttcacttttttgttgttgcaaaacAAGTATTGAATACATAAATGCAGTGGAAGGCAGAAATAGGTGTGAATGAATGAGAAATATGCTGCCACATACCTAAAAAATAACATATCATTAATAAGACGCCAGCcactcaagtcatagactgttctctctgcttaccgCACACAAACGGTACAGATGcatcaagtctggaaccaacaggaacctgaacagcttctaccaagctataagactgctaaatagttaaccaatagctaacTGGCCCCTTTTCTCTAATCTCTTTTAAACTCATCACATAAGCTGCTGTTACAGTCTTATAGGTACTCtatctctacatatctacctcaatgaacttgtacccctgcacatctactCTGTACTGGTATGCTGTGTATATATAGCAAAATTATCATTTAATTTTTTACCATTTCTATTTTCTTTCATTGTTGAGAAGgtcctgtaagtaagcatttcactgttagtctcccctattgtttacaaagcatgtgacaaatattgGATTTGATGAAGACTTTTTATTCCAAAATAAATCAATTTATAAAACTATTTTGAAGGTTCCCATGAGGACTTTTCCCAGCCTCAACACTTTGGAAAAAGCAAACAGAACAGCGTCTGTAGACACCTCTGTGGCAAAGCAACAGCTCCattttttttagggggggggggaaatACCAGTACTGTAGGTCAAAATAATGAAAGTCACAGTGGAGTGCCAAAACACAGAGTTGGCTGGGAATTGTGTATTTAGGGTTTAATattactgtattgaatgaccatTTCCTTGTCAAGATTGTGGGATatcttttttatatttttatatgcATTGGCAGAGAAATGTATAACTAACAGAAGCAGACTCCAGTGCTGCCTGCAACCTTTGAAATACAGGTCCATAGTCTTCGTTTTGCTTGCTTCAACCTGTCCCTTAACGTTTGTGGGTTGGTGAGAAAGACAAACACGTCTGGTCATTTTCAGCACCAGAGCCCATGCTTCCCAAATTGTCTAGTCAGGCCTCTCTCTAGGTTGTCCAATGGTAATCATAATGGAGGCTATACTCATGCCACATAAGGCCGTCAGACTCCCAGCAGGAGAATGGGCCTATCCTAGGCCTAAATTGAAAAGGTTTCCTGCTTTTACAAATTGCAGTAAATCAAGACACCAGTAGGAGTCCTCATGTAAAGAAATTAGCTAAACTTGCAGTTCAGGCTCTCAAAAGAGATCTGTAAACTGTGTTCCCCTACCATGAAATGTATTTTGACGCAAGCAAAAATATGTTCAGGAAATGTACCTTTTCTAGTTGACTCGGATATTTCAACACATTATGCCTTCACATTTTCTTCAGAGAAAAGGGTAAATAGTCAGAGACAATTTTAAtgaatttttaaaatgtttaatt
This sequence is a window from Oncorhynchus keta strain PuntledgeMale-10-30-2019 chromosome 14, Oket_V2, whole genome shotgun sequence. Protein-coding genes within it:
- the LOC118393668 gene encoding ras-related and estrogen-regulated growth inhibitor-like isoform X3 translates to MMLYVLNSMAVRFITRRFIGEYDPTLETIYRHEMSIGGDVVHFEILDTAGQEEDALLIEEKIKWGDGFVIVYSVTDRCSFDEVMRLCFLVNHIHSSSGARKCSPEPPPIVIVANKKDLEFDRMVSTEDGEGLSQGLKLPFHEISVRDGWEETAAVFSVLYGDVIQQLDTSPASFRRRAVSKLMEKIPRINSNPPGPSGRSFSFSSFRDFLPD
- the LOC118393668 gene encoding ras-related and estrogen-regulated growth inhibitor-like isoform X1 gives rise to the protein MDKETMSTNFGLSRTLKRTGSLSSRTVRIVILGQAAVGKTAMAVRFITRRFIGEYDPTLETIYRHEMSIGGDVVHFEILDTAGQEEDALLIEEKIKWGDGFVIVYSVTDRCSFDEVMRLCFLVNHIHSSSGARKCSPEPPPIVIVANKKDLEFDRMVSTEDGEGLSQGLKLPFHEISVRDGWEETAAVFSVLYGDVIQQLDTSPASFRRRAVSKLMEKIPRINSNPPGPSGRSFSFSSFRDFLPD
- the LOC118393668 gene encoding ras-related and estrogen-regulated growth inhibitor-like isoform X2, which encodes MLRACWRLQAHMNILVLNQMAMAVRFITRRFIGEYDPTLETIYRHEMSIGGDVVHFEILDTAGQEEDALLIEEKIKWGDGFVIVYSVTDRCSFDEVMRLCFLVNHIHSSSGARKCSPEPPPIVIVANKKDLEFDRMVSTEDGEGLSQGLKLPFHEISVRDGWEETAAVFSVLYGDVIQQLDTSPASFRRRAVSKLMEKIPRINSNPPGPSGRSFSFSSFRDFLPD